From Vicia villosa cultivar HV-30 ecotype Madison, WI unplaced genomic scaffold, Vvil1.0 ctg.003071F_1_1, whole genome shotgun sequence, the proteins below share one genomic window:
- the LOC131640352 gene encoding pectate lyase-like, translated as MARSLNIFLFLLCLAIMTPSLNANILESSEYWKEQRPEFDSYWQERAKIAKQDNHAAYFPDPFAVSGNFTASISEIIAGKSTRRNLKGGKGGEKCLATNPIDRCWRCDPNWANNRQKLADCVQGFGRNTRGGKGGPIYVVTDPSDTELLNPRPGTLRHAVTRNGSLWITFARSMMITLQQELIMTSDKTIDGRGVDVYIANGAGITIQFIKNVIIHEIKIYNIQVREGGMIIDSESHYGIRTRSDGDGISIFGSSNIWIDHVSMRNCTDGLIDAIMGSTAITISNGHFTDHNEVMLFGASDSYTDDKIMQITLAFNHFGKRLVQRMPRARFGFVHCVNNDYTHWEMYAIGGSSNPTLISEGNRFIGPENKFVGKDQINAKEVTKREYTEEKIWTSWQWRSINDEFLNGAYFVNSGPELKDRPFSRKDMITAKPGSYVGRLTRYSGILGCRVGQPC; from the exons ATATTAGAGAGTAGTGAGTATTGGAAAGAACAACGGCCTGAGTTTGATTCATATTGGCAGGAAAGGGCTAAAATTGCAAAACAAGATAATCATGCAGCTTATTTTCCTGATCCTTTTGCAGTTTCTGGAAATTTTACCGCTTCTATCTCTGA AATCATAGCTGGAAAGAGCACAAGAAGGAACTTGAAGGGAGGAAAAGGAGGAGAAAAATGTTTGGCAACAAACCCCATTGACAGATGCTGGAGGTGTGACCCAAATTGGGCTAACAACCGCCAGAAGCTAGCCGACTGTGTCCAAGGCTTCGGCAGAAATACCCGCGGAGGTAAAGGCGGTCCAATCTACGTTGTCACTGATCCCTCTGACACCGAATTGTTGAACCCAAGACCCGGCACTCTCCGTCACGCTGTCACCCGTAACGGTTCCCTTTGGATCACATTCGCTCGCAGCATGATGATCACACTCCAACAAGAGCTTATCATGACAAGCGACAAGACCATTGATGGTAGAGGAGTTGATGTTTACATTGCCAATGGAGCCGGAATTACTATCCAATTTATTAAGAATGTTATCATCCATGAAATCAAGATTTACAACATTCAAGTCCGTGAAGGCGGCATGATTATAGATTCTGAGAGCCATTATGGTATCAGGACTAGGAGTGATGGTGATGGTATTTCCATCTTTGGTTCTAGTAATATTTGGATTGATCATGTTTCGATGAGAAATTGTACTGATGGTTTGATCGACGCGATCATGGGTTCGACTGCTATTACCATCTCTAACGGCCATTTCACCGACCATAATGAGGTGATGCTTTTCGGTGCTAGTGACTCATACACTGACGACAAAATCATGCAAATCACATTGGCATTCAACCACTTTGGAAAGAGATTAGTCCAAAGAATGCCAAGAGCAAGATTCGGTTTTGTCCATTGTGTTAACAATGACTACACTCATTGGGAAATGTATGCCATTGGTGGTAGCAGTAACCCTACCCTTATTAGTGAAGGTAACAGATTCATTGGCCCTGAAAACAAATTTGTAGGCAAGGACCAAATCAATGCTAAAGAGGTAACAAAGAGAGAATACACAGAAGAAAAAATATGGACAAGTTGGCAATGGAGATCGATCAACGACGAGTTTTTGAATGGAGCATACTTTGTAAACTCGGGACCAGAGCTAAAGGACAGACCGTTTTCAAGGAAAGACATGATCACAGCTAAACCAGGAAGTTATGTTGGAAGGCTTACAAGGTATTCTGGAATCCTAGGATGTCGTGTTGGTCAACCTTGTTAG